ACACACCCCCAGGACGGGAGAGGCGGCTGCAAGGGGTAGATTTTATTCAGGCAGATATTCGCCTGTATCCTGGTAACTCCGGCGGGCCGCTGGCCGACGCGCAGGGCCGCGTCGTCGGCGTCAACGCGATGGTTGGCGGGGGTCTGGCCTTTGCCATACCCAGTCGCGTTGTGGAACAATTCCTGTTAGAAGTCGGCCAGGCAACATCGCAGGTATATCTTGGCGTGCAGGTGCTTACCGCGCCCCTACCCGCAGCCCTACGCCAGCGGTTGGGCATCCAGCAAGAGACAGCGGCGCTGGTGTTGGAGGTAGAAGCTGGCAGCCCCGCAGAAGCAGCGGGCATAATAGTAGGTGATGTCGTGTTAGCGGTTCAAGGACAGGCCGTCCACGATGTTCAGTACATCTCGCGGCTCTTGCGCCGCGCCAGGCCAAGCAGCGGCCAGGGATTGACGCTCTCGCTGCTGCGCGGCGGCGAGCGCCTGGAACTCTCGCTGCTCCCAGAGGTACGCGCCGCTGCATAACATATTTTTGATAAGAGCCTGACGTGCCAGGAGACCCTGATGTGGGAGGCATTCTCTTCC
The sequence above is drawn from the Ktedonobacterales bacterium genome and encodes:
- a CDS encoding trypsin-like peptidase domain-containing protein, which produces MSTEQNTTNPLSEELANLTELVRASVVQVHEGSRGIGSGIIWRLEAPDADGEADATIITNAHVVRAAGEKTLTLQLADNRKIQGTLIAVDPAHDLAALRVHTSSLHPAQIGDSTKLRVGELMLAVGHPLGRIGALTFGVLAARAPADPDIRLEPIEPARDAEKHPASDGDTPPGRERRLQGVDFIQADIRLYPGNSGGPLADAQGRVVGVNAMVGGGLAFAIPSRVVEQFLLEVGQATSQVYLGVQVLTAPLPAALRQRLGIQQETAALVLEVEAGSPAEAAGIIVGDVVLAVQGQAVHDVQYISRLLRRARPSSGQGLTLSLLRGGERLELSLLPEVRAAA